The DNA region AACACCGGCACGCTCGTGTCGCCCGGCCCTACAAGCAGCGTGATCTCCGTGCAGCCCAGGATCAGGCCCTCCGCGCCCCACGAGTCCGGCCATCACCCGGCGATAGGTCTCGCACGACTCCTCCCGGATCACGTTCCGGCACAGTTCGTCGAAGATGATGCGGTGGACCTCGGCACGTTCGGCCGCCTCGGGGACGATGACCTCCAGCCCGTGCCGCTCCGCCAGCCTGTCGTGGTAGAACCTCTGCTCCATCGTGAAGGCGGTGGCGAGGAGGCCGACCCGTCCCAGCCCCGCCGCCTGGACGGCGCTCCCCACGGCGTCCACGATATGCAGGAAGGGAACGTTCAGGGCCGCCTCGATCTGCGGCGCGACCTTGTGCATGGTGTTCGTCGCCAGGACGACGGCCTCGGCGCCCGCCGTCTCCAGCCCCCACGCCGCCCGGGCCAGCAGTTCGCCCGCCTCGTCCCAGCGGCCCTCGCGTTGCAGGGCGGCGATCTCGGCAAAATCGACGCTGTGCAGCAGCACCCGCGCCGAGTGCAGCCCGTCGCACCGCCGCGCCACCTCCTCGTTCAGCAGGCGGTAATACTCCGCCGTCGAGGTCCAGCTCATGCCCCCCAGCAGACCGAGCAGCTTCACGGCAGCACCCCCACGAAATGCTCCACCGTCGGGAAGGGGTCGTAGAAGTGGTGCAGCAGCGCGCGCCACTCCTGGTACTGGGCACTTCCCCGAAAGCCGACCGTGTGGTCCTCCAGCGTCTCCCACCACACGAGCAGGGCGTACCTGTGGTCGTCTTCGAGACACCGCCGCAACTCGTGGCGAACGTACCCCTTCATGCCGGAGATGAGGGGCTGGGCTTGAGCGAAGGCGGCCTCGAACTCCTCGGTCTGACCGGGGCGGATGTTGAGGAGGGCGATTTCAAGGAGAGGGGTCATTCTCTTGTCCCGCCCATCAGGGCCGCAACGCCGATTAGGACCAGCAAAATCAGTGTTGGAATGAATATGGAGGCGACGAGGCGCCCTACGAACTCCAAGCCTGGATATTCGTCGAGCTGCAATGCTTTGTGTGGGACATTGAGAAACATGAGCACCAAGGCAAATCCGCCCCATCTCAGCAGTACACGTCTCCACCGTTGTCGTTGAGGGGGGACTCGCTCCACGAGTTGGAGTCCCAGGGAGGCCGTGAACGCCGTAGCGAGAGACGCGCCGAAGTACCACGACGGTAAGGCTGTAATCCGACCCGCTAACGAAATTCCATCCCACAGGAGCGCCGCCGCGAAAAACAGAAACAGCCCTATCTTGAACCAACGCCACACCCTTACACTGTAAAGACAAAAGGGGGGGTTTCCCCCAGCATTTGC from Deinococcus aetherius includes:
- a CDS encoding aspartate/glutamate racemase family protein, with translation MKLLGLLGGMSWTSTAEYYRLLNEEVARRCDGLHSARVLLHSVDFAEIAALQREGRWDEAGELLARAAWGLETAGAEAVVLATNTMHKVAPQIEAALNVPFLHIVDAVGSAVQAAGLGRVGLLATAFTMEQRFYHDRLAERHGLEVIVPEAAERAEVHRIIFDELCRNVIREESCETYRRVMAGLVGRGGPDPGLHGDHAACRAGRHERAGVRHDRAACAGGRGVRAGRVGVGRGRATSPSVGLSSARVFIQT
- a CDS encoding antibiotic biosynthesis monooxygenase family protein, encoding MTPLLEIALLNIRPGQTEEFEAAFAQAQPLISGMKGYVRHELRRCLEDDHRYALLVWWETLEDHTVGFRGSAQYQEWRALLHHFYDPFPTVEHFVGVLP